Part of the Vigna angularis cultivar LongXiaoDou No.4 chromosome 1, ASM1680809v1, whole genome shotgun sequence genome, ttcaaatgaaatattatatatcttgtgaatttttaaataaataaatatatatatatatatatatatatatatatatatatatatatatatatatatatatatatatatatatatatatatataccttatATATGACAAACTTATAATTGGCTTTCTtggttttacttttattttttattttcttacatctatgtatcttcctctttctcttcttcttttattctattgttgaattttattaaaaaataaaatatctactTCATCCTATTATTTCTCAGTTCTAAGTTTAGgataattcattttaatatgcATATTGATgttgtattatatttatatatttctataaatacaatgatatataaaaattattgttttttattaattaatgaaatggataaaaagataaattcagaTAAACCAAAATGAAGAAGACAATACTAACGAATAACTCTATACCTTTTCTATAACTTCTCTCCTccattttttatatctttcaaaatttgatcACATCTTAGAAGAGTCGGAGAGTTAGAGTCATTTTTAGATTCATCGTATTTTTAAATGAGTAAGTTCTTATTCACTTTGGAGATTGTTtactccttttatttttcttttggatttgtcatcaatcttagaggagttaattaaaaaaagtgataatctcAACTTGATTAAATATATTGCTAAAATCttgttataattaaatatttttttgtaggTCTCTATATTTTgaggagttttttttttgtttggattgAAGTTAATTTAGAGAAATGAATTGCACATAAGAgaaactattttaatataaatatagaattCGTTTTTGGGTACCTAAGCTTGcaatttagattttttgtgaaaattaattttaagtccAAACACTAGTTCAAAACACTTAAGTATACTTTTGATGCCTAAGCTATTTCGCGGTTTGTCATTATAGATAAATAGCGTGTCATTAGCGATTATATGAGTCTCACCTCAACCTCATTTTCTCATACTTTCATCCCTTTTAGCATATTTTCACGAGTTACCTTTCTAACTAACCTTGATAAGCCTTTGTTATCTCATTAGCAAATacattaagtaatataaattataagtcAAGATATCGTCTTCAAAGGGATTTGTGTTTGTTTAGGTAATTATGAATACTTGTTTAAACAATGAATATAAACGATGATTGGTTCAAATATACTGCAAACATGTAAAGTTACTGAATATAAAGATTATAAAACAATATGGGTAAAGACTCATTGGGGTCAGACTTCATGACCAGAACTCTAAGCATTCATCTATGCAATATatctttaatatattcaaacattcacataaCAAGTATACAAGTTATAATTTCTTAGAGAAAAGTTCTAAACCTTTATATAAAAGTACTAATCCCTTAGATATTCAAATATAAGATTTGcattaagaaaaaatgtttaGAATGATCAAGAGCCTTGGTCTATGTCTAGAGCCAAACCTCTTGGCTGTTTGATGTCTAGgttccaaaatatttttcaatgatAAGATACCACCAAAATAACAAAGATATTTCATTATTCAAGTGAATAAAAAGAATCAAAcacataaaatatgaaatatattttattgcaTAAAAAGAACTACAAAGAATTTAGATACATTACATGCAATTCCAATGAAATGGAGTTTAGCTACTCCTCTATATTCTAAAACacaaaaatgaatttgatgataaaaaagatgaaagaaaatggAATTCTTGAGTCCTATAAGTGCTTCAACCCGCATCTTGAGCTTCAATCGCGTTTCCATGTCcaaaaaactttttttctttaactctCCACACTCCAATATATCCATTATATAAGGAAGATAATCTCACCTAATCGAGTCATGAACCTTTTCATAATCCACCTTAACCAGAACACACTTTTTCTTCTTGCTTCTTGCCTCTTCTACTACTTCATTTCCCATTAAACACTATCCAGCAGTCCTCTTCTACTACTCTGTCAAGCACATACGATTTGCTCCCATGCCATTGTTCAAATCACTCTCTAGAGACCAAAATTCTAACTAACCTGCTTTTAGCAGTTCCATTTGATCTATATAATGTGTATTTTCGTCCGACTAGATCGACAACATTCTCAATTAACTCAAAAAAACCCTGTCATTTCTCTCCTACTGCTTCCGACCTTATTcacataacaaaatttattattatatgatatctAATTGCCTAAAAACTGCTTTTAATGTAAACAAATATTTGTTGCTTTTGagatcaaatattttatttaaaatttaaaatttattgttatcTGAGCATATTTTATTACAGGAATTATGAATTTGGATGTCTTAAtgaagaaatagaagaaaacgtataaaattttgatattaaggAATTGATAAAAGAagtaaataattcaaaagaaaaattataccagaaaatcttttaagtaaAATGCCTttcaaaaattaacataataagaCCAACATTGAAAATAAGCTTGAAAGTTTGgtttaatgaaataaaagtatttgGTAAATatcttttctaatttaaaatgttgACTTTAACCGTGTCAAATGAGATAATGAAGTGATGATATGAGTAGCCGACTCCGACTCAATTTAGAGTgattctccctgcacctcacgGTCTTcctcctgcacctccaaaacatattttaatttcaatgatACCCTTCACAGAGAAACCGCATTTCGAACTGCGGCAATTTCCTTCCGCACACCGCATTTCGAACTGCGGCAACTTCCTGCTGCACCCCTAAAAGCGGAAAGCACAAACCCACCGCTTTTCGATCTGCGGCAAAAAAaaaccgcacttcgaagtgccttagatttttagggtttagtttttttaatttttttattaggttagtatatatttattttattaggttttatttttattaggttagtataataaatttaattttttatgttagttgttaaataaaatgttttgttttaatatattttgaattattttatttgtttgttaaattttgttgaatttgttatttttcaacatattattattttcttaatatattatttattatgtatttaattttatttaagttttttaattttttatgaaattgaaataattattaaattgtttattgaattaaataataataattatatgtaatgttaaatattattttggatttaaagtgcaacaattaattaaaacgcacttcgaagtgcggttaggaaacaattaattaaaatagaaaacgcacttcgaagtgcggttaagaaacaattaaatagataagaaacgcacttcgaagtgcggttaggaaagaaacaattaattaaaatatgaaacgcacttcgaagtgcggttaggaaacaattaaatagatatgaaacgcacttcgaagtgcggttaggaaagaaacaattaattataGGAAACGCATTTCAAAGTGCGGTtaggaaaaaattaattaaaacgcATTTCGAAGTACGGTAATAATTTTTGATTGTTAATGAAGGGTAAAGAAGTAaaattggaggtgcaggatgaaggCAGTGAGGTGTAGGAAGAATTACTCCTCAATTTATTGCGATAAAGTTTTGTTGTTATGGATAACATTATCATGACTTGAAATAATACCAAATCTTgtaactaattattatttttctatttacttTCAGTGTTTTAGTAGAAGTTCTCATCCACCGtcgtttatttattatatatttcttttatgaaattcttcctttaatattactttatttgTAATCTTATAAATACATCTTCAcactaaaatgataaaagttTAACTAAGTGaacctaaaaattataattgcatAAACTATATTCTTTtccatataattaaattatattttatatagaaatcatataaatatgCATATAATGCACTTAATCGGTGATTTTAATCGTTTATAACTAACTAGTTTATAGCTTagcttataaaaaataaacttgctTAATAAACAAGCTCATTTTATATTTACCAGTTTCTTTATAGGAATTTTATGTTTactaattatttgaataattaatcatatctattatttctaattaaataagttaatttagcttccaataaaaatattaatttcgaGGTTTCAACCGTTTTACTAAACATTTTTAATGTAGATAAAAACAAGGTTTAATCATCTCGGACATCCTTATTTTTATAGGATTTTCTCAAATAGATCATCGTATTGTAAATGCTCTCAATTAGGTCtcttattgtgaaaaattgaatcaatttagacctTGTCGTTAGTTTCGTACTAACACTGTTAAATGAGGTGACACGTGTTAGTTCGTggttttttttgaattttttaattttttttaatttttttttaaaatgccACGTGTCAAACTGATATTGTGCCACATGACAATGACACTGTGACATGACACTGACAGTGCCATGTGTCATTGTCAGACCAcatgtcattgcattagtctcaatttgtattgtgtctcaatttgatttctgtattttgattttgtcttaattttaaaatttaaacaattttgtccctcctcaaattcaaacaaaatttaaattgtatataaattttaacaaaaattaaaattgatatttttattaaatatttttaacaagattaaatttaattatatttatatttacttaatcatataaatgttaattatgttatttaaatatacctataaggTTTAAAAAAACAGTGACATAACATGGTGGTGTGAATTTTCCAAATGAATTAGTTCattgaacaaattattaatgtgaaatttcacttttttttaaataaaaaattggagaaagTTTTGGTGAAAACCGTAATTAAAGGTGGTTTCTTCTTTCATGATTTTCTATGGAAACTTTCACTAAGAAAATTCACACCAACATGTTATGTCGCTCTTTTTTTAAACccttataggtatatttaaataatataattaacatttatatgattaagtaaatataaatataattaaacttaatcttgttaaaaatatttaacaaaaatatcaattttaataaaaatatttgttaagatttatatacaatttaaattttgtttgaatttgaggagggacaaaattgtttaatttttaaaattaagactaaattgagacaaaataaaaatacagggatcaaattgagacacaataaaaatacagggaccaaattgagactaatatAATGACACGTGGCCTGACAATGACAAGTGGCACTATCAGTGCCATGTCACACGGTCATTTCTACGTGTCACAATATCAGTTTGACACGtggcatttttaaaaaattttatttttaaaaaattaaaaataattaaaaaattcaaaaaaatcacgAACTAACACGTGTCACCtcttttaacggtgttagtacgGAACTAACGACGaggtctaaattgattcaatttttcacaataagaGACCTAATCGAGAACATTTACAATCCGAGGATCTATTTGAGAAAATCCTACAAAAATATGGATCTCCGagatgattaaacctaaaaacaaAGATCTATAGACCTCTTAAAACttctaacaataataaaaatataaatacaaaaacactaattctcttttactttttagaAACTTTCTTCAACACTATTTTTCACTCAGAATTTCGATGTTCTTCTCACCAAGATTGCTTGTACTTCCACTGTActtcatttcatatatttatagagGAGTTTCCCCTTGACAGTTCATAAAGTTGAAAgcaaaaacataagaaaatgtTATGACTTAATTTTTACTGAAAGAAAAAGCATTAGAACTTGCATGTGTGTAAAGCAGTTCAAGTTACTGAAGTGGTTGCTTCGCAGCCATCATGCACACAGGCTAAGACATCTTTGTAATCCCTTGAAACTGTGAAAGAATCGTAGACCTTTCCATCACTGCTTTTCTTGTATTCAAAGAGGAGAGATGAATGATTGAATGCTGTCAACTTTACAAACCCAAAGTCATAGTCTCTGTAAAGACTCCACTTTGGGGTTACTTCACTGAAATCTGACAAGTGGCTTCCTGCACCTCCAGCAACAACATGAATCGTTCCATTCACAACACCAGAATACTGAGTCCTTTCATCATTCACACATTGATTCTGCATACGGGTTTTGTTCATGACAGTAGTAACAGCagttaaattatacaaaatcaaTGAATCAACCATCCATTACCATTTCAATAATTTGATGAGGCTATAAAAGCAAACCATGAAAAGCATACAATGAAAGTAGCAAATCATTAACTTTTCAACTGTGCAAGTTAGTTTGGATTTAAATAAAGTCATGACATATTAGGCTATTATCTTTACCTGATATATGGGGCATGTCCTTTCGTAGTTATGGACATGACCATAAAATGCAATATCTACTTTATATTTCTGCCAGAGTTTCTGCAAACTTTCCCTTCCCATGGGTTCTTCAAATGAGCCCTCCATGGCATACCAAGTATTAGAAGAATATCCAAGCACACGATGAGCCACAAAAATCAACCAGGGTTGTTTTTGTCTGTCTACTGTTGCAAGGCAATGCTCAATGAATTTGTATTGTTCTGTTCCTTCTCTCCAATCATGTTCACTGTCAGCTATGCAAAAGTGAAACATGCCATAATCCGTCGCGTACCTAGATATTCAGAatctcattttttatatatatcaaacacgaaaaataattacaattcaTCCTTAGAATCACAGACTACACTCTTTTGTATATAACTCAGTTGTTCACTTTAGAATATCAGAAGTAAAACATTCCTAGTCATGAGTCATTTTATGAAAACCTCTCTCACCgactttaaattaattcaactcGACCTCCTCGGTAACATAAAACTTATTCatctaaaacataattaaatttagtagTGATATGTGCAACATCATTCTTATAATATCCATAAAAGTTCACATTGATGCGTTTCAATTAGCTTATAATGCAATTAAAATAGCTTTGCAATCAGTATAGTTCTAACAGAGCTTTTgataaaagaagaagattttccctaaaatttgatttgtttttcatGGAACTGAGTGTACCAAAAGTTTGCTCTGTTGTCTGCTGGAACAAAAAACATGTTCTGGGCCAAAACTCCACATTCGCCACCTGAATCTGTAGTGTCATAAAAGGATCCTGTGTTGGGCCAATCACGTTCGTGATTACCACTGCAGGATTATCAGACAATTCTAGTTCAATATATGAGTAACACATGAATCTAATTTACTTGCAAATACAAGTTGTGGACAACAAGACAAAACCTGGCAATCATGTAAGGTACTGTTGATGCAATTGGCTCCACTTGAGCAGTGAATTGGTCCCACTGCGAGATGTATCCGTTTGCATAAGTTATATCTCCTATGTGGAAAACAATGTCAATATTTTCTAAATCCTTGATGAGCTGGTCAGTGGTGTTAAGCGAACCAGGTTGATAGGCATTATACTCATTTGAACCATCACGCTCGGCCtgaaacaaaatgaaagaaaatccaATGCTTTTATCGGTAATTATTCTCAACACTCACCTTGCAACTTTATCATTTTAACATGATCATTTAGCCATTCATTAGCCAGAAATTTACATGaattccaaatttcaattcCATGGTTACATTACTTAGCATAACATAATTGACTTGTGTTGAGTCCTCCAAGGAAAGAAGGCCCACTCCTCTACCccacaaaacaaaaaaagaaggaaatttAGCATAGAAGGCAACATGGGAAATCAAGCCACTGAAGTTACTTGGGCAAAAGTCAATAAATGATGGCAGCATTGAAAGAAGCGCTGGAATAGATCAATCAATTGCAGAGGAAATTGAAAAATAGTGCTTCAACAGAAAACAAGGGTCAGTAAAAGAAACAATTGGGACCAAATGGAGACATCTCAGATCGACAAGAAAGCAACTAATGACTTTATTTACTAAAAAGGCTTATTACTATTTAACCTATGTAATTCTAAACTGACACCGTCTTGAACTTTAAAAGTGACTCAATCCTATAAAATCAGTTTGTAAGATGATATAGGTATCCATTTATATTCAATGTATGACTTCTAACAATGATCAAATAAGAAAAGATGGTTGGGTTATTTTTCTTGATAAATCCATCAAAGGTAAATATGCTTACCTTGTTCATAATGCGCCTAAAGATTGCACTTGGTTAGAGCAGACTTAGTTCTTCCTCTTAAAAGACAGTTTTTAGagtattcttttttatatacattttattttgaaaattaacatTACCTTTCCCATGTCACCAAATATGATAACACGTTGCAGTGAGTCCTGTCCAGGATAAGGTGATGACTTAAATGAATATTTCTTGCTCCAAATATAAGAACCGTTAGACAGTAGATGCCCTAATCGATAGGTATACCTGAAgcgatatataaatttttaaaaatttcagaACAAATCTTTCTAGTTCCTCATTGTGTTATTAAAAGAAATGGATATCTGAATGCATACACTAAGTTTGGCCAAAGGTTTTTTAGAAAACTTGTATGTATGAAACCAGGGTCACGCCAGCCAACAGTTCGTGCAGGTGAACCTGCAAGTGAGAATAACCAAAGAACCACATTATGATGCTATACGAAAAGCCTAAGAAGATCcattttcaaaagaataaaatgcAGCAATCTGGATATGAGTTTCCAACATATAACTAAGacaaaattaacatttaattgCTTCCAGTTGCAGAAGAATTACAACTCTTTTGGTAGTAAGCTTTTGGTGATGTGATGAAATGTAGCAAATTGTACAGAAATCATGAAAAGTGAGATTTGATGGCTATTGAAACAGGAAAATCATTACTGGTTACGGACTTAAGCTTACCGAAAAATACTTCTATTTAAACTTAGATTTTTCAGTTCTTTGTTTCTTACCCTCCCACCCTCCATTTGACATGATGCTACTCTAGTATAATTTTCAGAAATAGAAGCTTGTTCTCCTTAGTATGTTTTCAAGATACCTTATGATGAGCATTATAGAAGGGGCAGTAGAGAATAAACCATCAGATTTCAGTTTATTCAGTTTCAAAACCCATGTTTTGCATGGTCAAGGTTCAAAGTGAAAAAACAagctaattttaataaaaatgcaGATAAAGAAAGAATAACAAAACAGGGTGTTTGACACGATGCTGCATAAGTCCAACTCTGGACAGTTTTTGTATAACTAGATTATAGATTAATGCTCATGATGGCTCCTAGTAAGGGTTTAGACAATATACATAATGCTAAGCAAAAAATCATTTTGCATCTACGTTTctgaaaaatattaactaaatcAGACCAGCATGCAGTAGTACAAAAAGGGTTGTGCGATGGCATTACGACCAAATAAACCATACCACACATGCTGTTACGACCAAATGTCAATGTTCCGGCAGGAGATTGCACTTGTGTTTTACCCTCAGAACCCCACTCAACAAACGGTATAGCTTCATTTATGTGATATCCACTAGTCCAGGTAACTGTCATCTGCATAAGACAGGCGAATAATTCTGAAATCATTTCGTAGTCGTAATAGTGTTTCCAGAGTgcgaaagaagaaaataatcaaTTCCTATTTCCATAATGTCATgtcaaattatcaattttaatgaGATCATTCATCATTCGAGGGTTATGCTCAAAATCTATTAAATCTATACATGTTTCGTTAG contains:
- the LOC108331802 gene encoding probable inactive purple acid phosphatase 27, with the translated sequence MKMRAEGFLNMNMVAVVAWLLNFNIVFCFAHIHGFGDQPLSKIAIHKAVVSLHSAASITATPSLLGTKGEDTQWVTVDIDYPEPSADDWVGVFSPAKLNSSTCPPVSDPKEEIPYICSAPIKFKFLNYSNSHYTKTGKGSLKFQLINQRADFSFALFSGGLLNPKLVAVSNFISFVNPKVPLYPRLAQGKSWDEMTVTWTSGYHINEAIPFVEWGSEGKTQVQSPAGTLTFGRNSMCGSPARTVGWRDPGFIHTSFLKNLWPNLVYTYRLGHLLSNGSYIWSKKYSFKSSPYPGQDSLQRVIIFGDMGKAERDGSNEYNAYQPGSLNTTDQLIKDLENIDIVFHIGDITYANGYISQWDQFTAQVEPIASTVPYMIASGNHERDWPNTGSFYDTTDSGGECGVLAQNMFFVPADNRANFWYATDYGMFHFCIADSEHDWREGTEQYKFIEHCLATVDRQKQPWLIFVAHRVLGYSSNTWYAMEGSFEEPMGRESLQKLWQKYKVDIAFYGHVHNYERTCPIYQNQCVNDERTQYSGVVNGTIHVVAGGAGSHLSDFSEVTPKWSLYRDYDFGFVKLTAFNHSSLLFEYKKSSDGKVYDSFTVSRDYKDVLACVHDGCEATTSVT